In Chrysoperla carnea chromosome 2, inChrCarn1.1, whole genome shotgun sequence, the following proteins share a genomic window:
- the LOC123293851 gene encoding UMP-CMP kinase 2, mitochondrial-like, with protein MLKTTKIKYLFARSFCYNTIMEGNNPILFKSLESIMKVLNCHKDNSNVVELLNIYQSKKELGNAAESKKFPLIVFEGLDGCGKTTLSRALSKKRGAELICTPPKSIGHLRSSLEDTILRTAFYSLGNYIAAEDIRVMTTRSPVILDRYWHSTGAYFLAEAVHRKEMELPPIEDEIYKWPTDLLKPDLVIYLDVNEENRLERISRRPTCTDQESLIKTNADFRKNIITAYERMIDPKIEKVDSNLTFNMTLSKLFDATNHLFVR; from the exons ATGCTCaagacaacaaaaataaaatatttatttgcaagatcattttgttataatacCATTATGGAAGGAAATAATCCAATATTGTTTAAATCGCTCGAATCCATAATGAAGGTGTTAAATTGTCACAAA GATAATTCAAATGTTGTTGAGTTGTTAAACATATATCAATCAAAAAAGGAGCTAGGAAATGCTgctgaatcaaaaaaatttccattaattgTCTTCGAAGGTTTAGATGGGTGCG gaaaaactaCTCTATCAAGAGCTTTATCGAAAAAACGTGGAGCTGAATTAATATGTACACCACCCAAATCCATTGGTCATTTACGATCTTCACTCGAAGATACAATTCTCCGTACTGCATTTTATTCATTGGGAAATTACATTGCTGCCGAAGACATTCGTGTAATGACAACTCGATCTCCTGTTATATTGGatag ATATTGGCATTCTACTGGAGCTTATTTTTTAGCAGAAGCAGTGCATAGAAAAGAAATGGAATTGCCCCCAATCGAAGATGAGATTTATAAGTGGCCAACTGATTTACTTAAACCTGATCTGGTTATATACTTGGATGTAAATGAAGAAAATCGTTTAGAAAGAATATCAAGACGTCCAACTTGTACCGATCAAGAATCTTTGATCAAAACGAATGCAGACTTTCGTAAAAA tATTATAACGGCCTATGAGCGAATGATTGATccaaaaattgagaaagttgattcgaatttaacttttaacatGACTTTGAGTAAGTTATTTGATGCAACTAATCATTTATTTGtgcgttaa